The DNA segment AAGACTTTTGGTTGTAAATAACCGGTAGAGTATTCCTGCTTTGGCAATTGTTGGAGGTATTTTGTTAACGGCTTTTTACCTACTGGCACTGGTATAATTTTAGGCGTTTTACCAGTGACTCGACTTAAGCCGCGACACACAGCCATGTATTCAGAACCTTGTGGCACAAGAATTGTGTTGATAGTCAAGTCGCTTCGCTCCAATTCAAAATTCAAAATTCAAAATTCAAAATTAAAGACAATTAGTGGGAGCTTGTTGGCGTAGCCTTGCCGCAGGCTATTTTGCATTTTGAATTCAAAAAAGGCCATTAGTCAGTTGTCAATAGTTTACCCTTACACCCCTGCTCTGTACTCCGCTTACTCTTCGACTCGCAAAGTGTCAAGGATTACTGTAGCATGACAATTAAATGTGTCTTCCGCCTGATGAATTTCCAAGATGGTAAAGCTAACTAGCTCAAAATCGGCACGACAACGCTTCAATTTTTCCCGATGGGCAATTGAGTATTCGTGGCTGACTGTCAGTTTTTGGATTGCCGTAGCGGTAGCTGGCGCGCTGGCTTTCAGTTCCCTTAAGTATGCTTTGTTTCCAGACATTACCTTTCCGGTAGTGGTGGTAAATGCTACGGCTCCTCTGAAAACTGCCGTGGATACTGAAGCAAAGCTTACCATACCTATAGAAGAGAGTCTGCGTTCTTTAGAAGGACTAGATAATCTCCGCTCATCTAGCTATCCTGGTCAGGCTGCTGTGAGTCTGGCTTTTAGTGTAGGAACAAATCTCGAAACTTCCACTAGTAAGGTCGAAGCAGCACTCAAGCAGTTAAACCTTCCTCAAGGCGCAAGTTACAAAACTATTCCCTTGAACTTGAATGAGTCTGCTGCTGTGAGTTATGCCATTGAGAGTAATTCTCGGAATCTGGCAGATTTAACAAAGTTAGCTCAAGACCAGATTACACCAGCGATCGCTAAGTTACCAGGAGTCCTCAAAGTGTCGCTGTTGGGCGCTCCGACTGCCTCACCACCCCTGAATGCTGCCAGTGATAGCCTTGCGGCTCTTAGTCAAGGTGCAGGCACTCTAGTCAGGTTCAATGGTCAATCAGCATTGGCATTTCAAGTAATTAAACGTGGTAACGCTAACACCTTAGAAGTTGTTAGTCGAGTCGAACAAGAAGTGCAGAAGCTCCGTGCTAATCTCCAAGATGTCAAACTTACCTTAGCCGCGACTCAAGCAGAATATATCCGCCAGGCCACTAAGTCAACCATAGATGCCCTCATAGAGGCGATCATCTTGTCCATTGTGGTGATTTATCCCTTTTTATGGAATTGGCGGGCAACTTTTATCTCCGCATTGGCTATTCCTACATCCTTGCTGGCGACATTTATCGTGATGGCGATTTTTGGCTTCAATCTAGAAACCATTACCTTACTGGCTCTAGCATTAGTCATTGGGAGTGTAATTGATGATGCCATCCTTGATGTAGAAAATATCTTACGGCACATTGAAGAAGGCGAAACCCCCCGCCAAGCTGCTCACTCAGCCACAGACGAAATTGGTTTGGCCGTCGTCGCCACTACCGCCGCCGCCGTAGCAGTATTCTTACCCATCGGTTTGATGGGTGGAGTAGTTGGGCAATTCTTCAAGCCTTTTGGAATCACGGTTTCGGCTTCCTATATAGCTTCTACCTTGGTTGCTCGTACCCTATCACCAGTTTTGGCTACCTATTGGCTAAAACCTGCCACACAAACTTCTCAACGAAGTGAAGCCAATATCTGGGGAAAATTTACCCAATTTTATCGAAACTTACTCAACTGGTCTTTAAATCACCGCAAAACAGTCATCACCTTAGCCGTACTCAGTTTTGTTGCTGGTATAGCATTAATACCATTCATCCCAAAAGGCTTTATTCCCAAACTAGACCGGGGTGAATTCAACATCACCTACACCGCACCCTTACCCAAAATCCCAGACTTGGCAGCTTTACAACTACAAGCAGGAGCAGGACAAAGAAGTAATATTACCCAGTCCCCAATCCCCAATCCCCAATCCCCAATCCCCAATCCCCTCAACGACTCTCTAGAAGCAGCCAAAAAACTAGAAGAGGTAGTGAGAAAATCCCCAGATGTAGAAACAGTTTTTACCACAGTTGGTTCTCGTGAGGGTGAGCCGAATAAAGGAACACTGTATGTGAAGCTAAAGGAAGACCGTAAAATCCAGACTGCGGAATTACAAGACCAATTACGCTCAACTTTGCCTAGTCTCCCTGGCGTAACTACCAGTGTGGAAGATATTCAATTTGTTGATACGGGTGGACAAAAACCTCTACAAGTAGCATTAAGCGGTAACGATTTACAAGCTCTCAATCAAACCGCTAAGAAAATTAAAGAGCGCATCGAGAAAATACCCGGATTCGCTGATGTCACAGTTACCGGCGAAACCAATACTCAGGATCAGGTTTTGCAAATTGAACGGCTGAATAATCAACGGGTAGCTTATATCAGCGCTAACTTGGGACAGGATTTATCTCTAGGTAATGCTACTGATAAGATAGTAGCGGAAGCCCAGCCCATCTTACCTGCTGGCATCACATTAAATTTGGGAGGAGATTCGGCACGCCAAAGCGAGGTTTTTGGTAGCTTTGCTTCCACTTTGGCGTTGTCAGCACTGTGCATTATCGTCGTACTAGTTTTATTGTTCAAAAGTTGGATAGACCCAATAGTAATCGGCGTTTCCTTACCTCTGTCCATTGTGGGTGCAATGCTGGCGTTACTCTTTACCAAGAGTGACTTTGGGATGATTTCCCTGATTGGTTTTGTCTTCTTACTGGGGTTAGCCAATAAAAACGCCATTGTCCTAGTAGATTACATCAACCAACTACGTCAAGCTGGCTTAAACCGTACAGAGGCGATTCTCAAGGCAGGCCCGGTACGTTTGCGCCCCATCATCATGACCACCATTTCCACCCTGTTAGGAATGTTACCCATCGCCTTGGGTTTGGGTGCGGGTTCAGAATTGCGATCGCCTATGGCTGTAGCGATCGCTGGTGGACTGGTAACTTCTACCATCCTCAGTTTGATTGTGATACCCGTGGTATACGCCATTTTGGACGATTGGTTTCCCCGGTTTGCCCACAAGGAGAGAAACTAATGCGGGTCTTTGTCACGGGGGCTACGGGTTTTGTTGGTGCTAATCTAGTGCGATTGCTGCTGCAACAAGGATACACGGTCAAAACCCTAGTCCGTCCTCAGAGCAATCTGGGTAATTTACGCGGTTTAGATGTGGAAATTGTCGAAGGAGATTTCGATAATCAGTTCCTTTGGCAACAGATGTCTGGTTGTCGCTATCTGTTTCATGTCGCAGCCCAATACTCCCTGTGGCAAAAAGACCGTGATTTACTCTATCAAAACAATGTCCTCGGAACTTTTCAGGTGTTAGAAGCAGCCCAAAAAGCTGGAATTGAACGTACTGTTTACACCAGTTCCGTAGCCGCTATTGGGGTCAACCCCTCTGGTGAAATTGCAGATGAAACTTATCAAAGTCCCGTAGATAAGCTAATTGGACATTACAAAAAGTCCAAGTTTCTTGCAGAACAGGAAGCTGTACAAGCCGCAGCCAAGGGACAAGATATCGTCATCGTTAACCCCAGCACCCCCATCGGCCCCTGGGATATCAAACCTACACCCACTGGCGATATTATTCTGCGGTTCCTGCGGCGACAAATGCCCGCTTATGTGAATACAGGGCTGAATTTAATCGATGTGCGGGATGTAGCTTGGGGACATTTACTAGCCTTGGAAAAAGGCAAAAGTGGCGATCGCTATATCTTAGGTCATCAAAACCTCAGCCTCCAGCAACTACTTGAGAAACTGGCAGAAATCACAGGTTTACCCGCACCCCAATGGACTGTCCCAGGCTGGTTACCCCTAAGCGTCGCCTGGATGGAAGAAAAGATTCTCGCACCCTTGGGAAAAACTCCCTCAGTCCCTATAGATGGTGTCCGTATGGCACAACAAACCATGTACTACGATGCCTCAAAAGCCGTCAAAGAATTAGGTTTACCCCAATCTCCTGTCGATATTGCCTTGAAAGATGCGGTGAATTGGTTTGTTTCCCAAGGTTATGTCAAGTGAGGTGAAAAAGAGGCAGGGAGAAGAAAACTATTAGCAACTGACAACTGACAACTAACAACTGACTAATGACTATTGAGGAGTAATACAGTGGCGGTTAACTTACAACAAGCGATCGATATTGGTAAGTATTTAGTTACGCAACGTTTTTTAGGACGCAAACGTTTTCCCTTGGTATTGATGCTAGAACCACTGTTTCGCTGTAATCTAGCGTGTTCTGGTTGTGGGAAAATTCAGCATCCTACAGAGATATTGAAACAGAATTTGACTCCCCAACAATGCTTTGCCGCAGTAGATGAATGTGGCGCACCAGTGGTTTCTATTCCTGGGGGAGAACCCCTACTGCATCCCCAGATTGACGAGATTGTCAAGGGTTTAGTTGAACGGAAAAAGTATGTTTATTTGTGTACCAATGGCTTGTTATTGGAAAAGAGCCTAGATAAATTTCAACCCTCCCCCTACTTGACTTTTAGTGTGCATTTAGACGGTTTGCAGGAGTGGCATGATAAATGTGTAGATCGAAAAGGGGTGTTTGATATTGCCGTCAAAGCCATCAAAGCTGCCAAAGCCAAAGGTTTCCGCGTCACCACCAACACGACTATTTTTGAAGGTTGTGATCCCCAGGAAATGCAGGAATTTTTCGATTTCCTAGAAACCCTCAACACTGATGGCATGATGATTTCCCCAGGTTATAGTTACGACTGGGCCCCAGATCAAGACCATTTTCTCAAACGCGAGCAAACACGCGCCCTGTTTCGGGAAATCCTCACACCCTATAAAACTGGCAAGAAAAACTGGAATTTTAACCACAACCCCTTATTTCTAGACTTTCTTGTCGGTGAGAAAGATTACGAATGCACGCCTTGGGGTAGCCCTAGTTATAGCGTTCTCGGTTGGCAAAAACCCTGTTATCTTTTGAATGAAGGACATTACACCAGCTTCAAACAACTGCTAGCAGAAACAGACTGGAGCAAATACGGCCGCGCCAGTGGTAATCCCAAGTGTGCAGATTGCATGGTTCACTGTGGCTACGAACCTACCGCCGCAATGGATGCTATGCAACCGCAAAATATTACCCGTTCTCTTGGGAGTGTGTTTGGTAGATAGTAGGGATGAGGTAATGGGTGCTGGGGATTGGGGAACAGCACTCATAAGATTATTGTTGGCGTAGTCTGTGCTTGTGTATAAAAATCCAAGTATCTGTAGGGTGGGCATTGCCCACCAAAACCATGATACGGTGGGCAATGCCTACTCTAGATGTATTTCAGAAATCAACTATGAACCCTATAGCCCAATACCGTTCAGTTAAGGCTAAAAGAACGTAGGCGCAGCCTTCTCGTAGAGTAACCCAATATCAACAGGCTTTTGTTGGGTTTCGCTATCGCTCTACCCAACCTACATTTCTTCTTAACCGAACCGTATTGCCCTATAGCCAATATTTGGAATAATTAAGGAATTCAATATGGCACAGGCGGAAAACGTAATCGGAACAGAATTAGAACTTTGTTGTTCTTCTCCCGTAACCGGGTTTTATCGTGATGGATTTTGTCAAACAGGGGCTTACGATACTGGGATGCACGTTGTGTGCGCTCAAGTTACAGCAGAATTCTTGGAGTTTACAAAATCTCGTGGTAACGACCTAAGTACATCCTATCCTGAGTATAATTTTCCTGGTTTGCGGCCAGGCGATCGCTGGTGTTTATGTGCAGCTCGTTGGCAAGAAGCACTGGAAGCCGGAGTTGCGCCGCCTGTAATTCTTTCAGCCACCCATGCTAGAGCATTAGAAGTATGTTCTTTAGCTGATTTGAAACAACACGCTCTCATAAATGAGGAGTAGGGAATCAAATTTTCCCCAGTCCCCAATACTTTTGCCGTGACTTTGCCAAAATATACAAAAACTTGTCACAATTTTTGCCAATATAATATATTATTTCCCAAAAAATTCGCTTGGCAAAAATCGGCATGAGTGAAAAAACATTAGAAAGTGGCGGGAAAGCGTTTCTCGTTCTACTTTTGCCAATATCGTTTTTGGTTATTTTCCTGGTTTCTACCTGGAGATTTTTGCTGGCACTGATCGTCCTAGCCATTGGTTTCAAAATTTTCCAGGAATATCAATGGCAACAGTGGTGTCAGCGAGTTAACCCAATTTTCAATCAGTTAATTCGGGAAAACCAAGGCAAAATTACGCCTATGGATTTAGCAATTCGTGGCAATTTTCCCGGCCCGTCCGCAAAACGTTATCTAGACGGTAAAGCTTCAGAATTTGGGGCAAGTTTACTACCAGCTGGAGAAGGCGGTGAAGTTTACTATTTCATCACAGCCAGTATTTTGGGTAGCATACTCGATAGTAGTGAGCCAGTGAAACAGCTGGCATCTCCACCAGTGACGACAGAGGCGCGATCGCTTCTAGCACCACCACCCCCACCAGAACCAGTTCTCGCAGAGCCTGAACCTGAAACTGAACCTGAGGCTGAATTACCGCCACCAGTTACCCATCATGAAGTTAAACCAAATCTGGAAAGACAGCTAATTTTCGGCTCCCTGATTCAATCAGAACTGGCAAAGCGTCTCAATGTATATTCCAGTACGGTGTACAAACGGCGCAATGATCCAGATTTTCCAGAATGGACTCGCAACCGCGATCCTGATGGAATCGCCTGGACTTTTTCCGAAAGAACTAAGGAATTTTTCCCATTAGAAGAAAATTAAGGCAGCAGTGTTTTTATTGGTCATTGCTCAGTCATCGTTAATAAAAACTCCACCCACAAGGGGATGGAGTTTTGTCGGTAGTCAGTCGTCAGTAGTTAGTGGCAAAGATATGTAGAAACCACGCCACTTGCGGGTTGGGGTATTAGACCAGATCCTTTCAACAACTGACAACTGACAACTGACACGCGAAGCTTAATAAACTATTGACTGTGGACTATTGACTATTGGCTGATTAACTTTTAAATTCTAAGCCTATAGCTTCGCTGATGGAATTTAATTCATGTTCTTCTAACTTGGACAGCAACCCGGTTAAAATCTGGCTCACCATCATTGGGCCTTGGTAAATCCAGCCCGTATAAACTTGAATCAGGCTGGCTCCAGCAGTAATTTTTGCCCAAGCATCTTCAGGGGTAAATATGCCCCCAACTCCAATGATGGGAATTTCTCCCTGGGTTTGCTGCCAAATAAAACGAATGATTTCCGTGGAGCGATCGCGCACTGGCGCACCGCTAATTCCTCCAGCTTCTTCTTGGGGTGCCTTGCCTGTTTGCTCAATCACTTGAGTTTTCAGTCCATCACGGCGAATTGTGGTGTTAGTAGCGATAATACCTGCTAACTGGTAGGTTTTAGCCAATCCAATAATGTCAGCGATCGCTTCCCATTCTAAATCCGGTGCTATCTTGACAAATATAGGTTTATGTGAATTATTTTCCTTTTGTAAGACATCCAAGATAGAACTGAGCATTGAGGCATCTTGGAGCGATCGCAAACCCGGAGTATTGGGAGAAGATACATTAACTACAAAATAGTCACCCAACTCCTTGAGTAAGCGAAAACTATTTAAATAATCTTCGGCGGCGGCTTCTAAGGGTGTCACCTTAGATTTACCCAAATTGATACCTATAGGGATGGAAAACTGCCCTTTTTCATCAGCCAAGCGTGCAGCCATCACCGCCGCACCATGATTATTAAAGCCCATGCGGTTAAGAGCAGCTTGATCCAACGGCAAGCGAAACAGACGCGGGGGAGGATTACCAGGTTGTCCGACAAATGTGACTGTTCCCAGTTCCGCAAAGCCAAAACCTAAACTAGACCAAATTCTAGCTGCTACACCATCCTTATCAAAACCAGCAGCCAAACCCACAGGATTGGGAAACCTTAAGCCAAACAAATTCTGCTCCAGCCGAGAATCTTCTAGACAAAGTGACTTTTGTAGGATATTTTGCACCCACTTAGTACTTGTGCGATCGCTTGTGTGTGACAGCCAACTCAAACTCCTCATTGTTTGCTGATGTAACCACTCAGGATCGGCCTTTACCAAATCAAATAAAAGCGGACGAACTGCAAATTTATATATATCCATAGTCAATAGCCAATAATTTTAATTTCCCCAACCCCCAGTCACCGCTCCCTTTCATCCAGAAATATCAATCAATACCCGTAAAGATATTAGTGTGGGTAATTTGGGCATCTTATATATTACAAGTTATGTTGATCAAAAATCAGATGGGGCAGCCACATAAATCGATAGCCGCCGAACAACCAATTCTTGCTTTAGGACGTGTTCTACAAATCCTTAGGGAGGAAGATGATGTTGATGTTCTGATTGAAACTGCTATTAATTACATTCACAGTGAGTTCAACTACAAGCTGATTTGGATTGCTAGTTACGATCGCCTGAAACACACTTTATTTGGTAGAGGGGGTATTGCTCCTGGTAACGACATTAATTTTTTACGCAAACGACTTGTTCTGCAACCAGGGGATTTATTAGAGCAGGTAGTAATTCAACAGTCACCGTTAGGGGTTGCAGATATCCGCAACGAAAAGCGGGCTGGAGAATGGCGAGAAGTTGGCACAAAATTTAACATCCAAGGGACAATCATGCTGCCCATGCGTCATAAAAACAGTTGCATGGGATTACTTTTACTCGGTTCAGAACGTTGGGGTTATTTGCTATCAGAAGATGCTAAAGCTCGTCTGATGATGGTTTTAGGTGAACTAGCAGCCAGTCTCTATCAACAGGAAATAAATTTGCAGCAGAAGCAAATCAAGCGTCCTGATGAGCCGTTATTACAACTACTAGAAAATATCCGTAATCTGAGTAATTTAGAGGAAAGGCTAAAGGCGGTAGTAGAAGCTACCCATAGCTTTGTTTCCCCTAGTCGTACTAATATTTACTGGTTTGAAAGGCAAGGACGCTATTTTTGGTGTCGGATGGGCGATCAATTAGTCAATATTGGTCGGGAAACTAACCGTGAACAGTCAGCCGCAGGTATGACTGTGCAAGACTTAAGTGATTTATATTATGCTTTATCGGTTAATAAAATTATTTGGATTGGTGATGCTCGCAGTTCCTTAGAAGGCCAGTTTACCGCTAAATTGTTGCAACGTCTGCGGGTGCGATCGCTCTTAGCAGCCCCGATTATTTGGCAGAAAGACCTGTTGGGGTTTCTGGCGGTAGAAGGTTATGAACCACGCATTTGGACGGAAGCTGATAAAAATTTTGTTCAAGGCGCGGCGGGGTTCCTCTCCCTTGTAGCTCCCAATGACAAAATAGAAAATATTGTTAAACAAATTCAAGAAGATTCCCAGTTAAGTAGTGAAGTTTCTCAAAGTATCTACACTCACCAAGACTGGAAGGAAACTTTACGGGTTTGTGCTGCTAAAGTATTACATCGTTTCAATGCTACTCGCTTTTTACTTTTACATTACGACCCCGACCAGAATAATTATCAAGTTATTTATCAAACTCAGCCTCACCATCGCCGTCCTCTTAGCTGTAGCTTCGGTTTATTATCGCAGACTGACAGACAGATGTTGAAATCTGCAAATGCTACAGTAGCAGTGGAAAATGTAGAAGCTGATTTACGGTTTTTTAACTGGCGGCCTCTCCTATTAGAACACGGTGTGCGATCGCTGTTAATTTGCAATTGCAATCAAGATCAGAAAGCGGAAGTATTATTAGTTGTCACCCACACCAGCCATCGCAGCTGGACAAACCTAGAAAGGGAACTGCTGTGGGTTGTAAGTCAACAAATAGGGGTAGTTGTCAGACAGTGGCGACTACAAAAGAATAACGAACAACAGCAACAAGTTCTTCAGAGTATCCAGGAATGTCTACGCATTGTAGATGGAAGCGAAAACAGCGAAACTGAGAAAAATTATTTGGAATGTGCAGCACTGAGGCAAATTGCATCTGTGCTTAACTGCCCTTTGGCACTGTTATTGTCTTGGTCACACGGCGAGTCTACAGCAGAAATTATCCCTGGGGTAATTCCCGATAATCAATTTGAAGTTGAAATATCAGCCAAACTTTCCATTCAACATGAAGCTGTAATTCAATGGGCGCTGGTTGAGAATAGTTACTTAAATGTCAGTATAAATCATTTACCTCCAGAAACACGCCAATGGTTACATGGTGAGGGGATCGGGCAAGTTTTATTAATGGCTTTACGAACTGGATCTGATCATCAACCTACGGGAGTCGTATTGTTAGCAGACCATCGAGAACGTCACTGGCCACAGCATCGTCTTGATGCTGGCAAAATTTTAATTGATCAGCTTGCTTGGTTGCGTCGTCAACAACAAATTAGTCAACGTCTAGAGTCTACAACCCAGGATTTACGCCAACTCAATTGGTACAAACATCGACGCTTGGAAAGCATCCAACGCACGACTACCAACTTACTGAAACAAATGTATGATTTGGGCGTTCCTACGAATGATATGGCGCAAACACGGTATCAAGTGTTGCTTAAACAGTTAGACCATACAGTTACTTCCATTACCGGAATGGTAAAACTGGAACAATGGCAGTTACATATAAACTGGGAAACTATGCCCATAGCCAGTTTACTCAAGCGATCGCTCGAACGCATAGATAAATTAGTTCAAGAACAAAAGCTGTGGATTGGTGTCCACGGTTTAGCACAAGCCCACACAGAAAAGGAAGTAACCAACAGTGGTGCATTACTCAAAGGCGTTTCCACCCCAGCTAACCTATCAACAATGGCGATCGCTGGCGATATTGTAAAATTTGAACTAGTCCTTTACGAATTATTACTCGCCGCCTGTCATCGTTCTCCTAACAGCAGCAGAATAGATATCTGGTGTCGTCATATAGATAAGCAATTTTTAGAAGTATCAATTACAGATAACGGCACAATTCCCACAGAATTACTCACAGAAATACAACAGAAAACTCACAACGATATTCTTGCTTTCTGTAATTTTGATCAATCGCCCAACTTAAATTTGTTGATTTGCCAACAACTTATACAACAACTAGGTGGGGAATTAGATATCTATCAATCACCCGATAATCGAGTCGTTAGCCGCTTAGTGCTGCCATTGGCTGAGATTAGTTCTTAATTTTTCATCTCTGCGATAAGTAGAACGGCGTAAATATTTGTAGTTGGGATAAGTCAGTCCCGATGAAACAGATTTCACCGCCAAACAGGAAAGATGTCTTTTTCCTACACCCTTATACCCCTTTCAAGTCAGGAGGCAGGATTGAAAAGGGCTTTAACCTGGTTTACTCTAGAGAATGCCAAGAAAAGGTAAGGGAATTGTTTGAGGAGTAGAATCATCCTGAGTTGCCATCACTGACGTTTAAACACAGCATACTACTCCCACAAAACTTTCAACGTTTAGCCAATTCTGGAGTTTTTCCCTTCAACCCAATCATCAACTTGAGCATAAATGTTTTCAGCACAGGGACACTGCGTAAAAACCATAAACCCAAGCGACGAAGAAACACCAACGGAGGGAATTGGTTAGAGAACATCCGGTCTAACATATCAGTGAACCCTAAAATGGCTAGGTTCTCTTTTTGTCGCCAGCTTTCGTAACGTTTCAAGACCCGAATATTACCAATATCTTCACCAGCTTGATGTGCTTTTTGAATGACTTGGGCTAAAGCGGCGACATCTCGAATACCCAAGTTTAATCCTTGTCCACCCACAGGATGACAATTATGTGCCGCATCGCCAACTAAAGCTAAACGGGGAAGGACATAACGATCGCTTTGCATTAGTTGTACTTGAAAAACGAAGCGATCGCCTAATAATTCCAACTTACCCATTTGCTGCCCAAAGCGTTGGCTAAGTTCTCGTAAAAATTCTTCGTCATTTAAGGCACAAAGGGCTTTTGCTTCATCGTGGGGAGCCGTCCAAACGATGCGGCAACGGTTCTCAGGTAGAGGTAAAATCGCAAAGGGGCCACTAGGCCAAAATCTTTCGTAAGCTGTATCGTTATGGGGTTTCTCTGGCTTAACGAAAGCCACAATGCAAGATTGCCAATACTTCCAGCCATGAGTTTTAATCCCCGCCGCCTGACGAATAGGCGATCGCGATCCATCTGCGGCTACCAGTAATTTGCTACGAATTGTGTTTAATTGATCGGCAATTTTAACAGCGATGACTACTTCATTTGGCTGGTAATTGGTACTCACCACCTCAGCCGGACAAAGATAAGTCACATTTGGGCAATTCTGCACAAACTCCTGTAGAGGTTCCAGTAACGCTTGATGTTCCGCTACATAACCTAATTCTGGTGTCCCTAAATCTGTGCTTTCAAACTCCACCACACCAGGATAATCAGCATCAGAAAGACGGACTTGGCGGTACTTGGCAATCTGAGGCAGAATTTTATCCCAAATACCAATTCCTTGGTAAATTAGGGCTGATAGTAGATGAACTGCGTAGGCTTGACCTTTAGCTACTGCTGCTGATGCAACTTTGGCTTCAATTAGCAGTA comes from the Nostoc sp. PCC 7120 = FACHB-418 genome and includes:
- a CDS encoding efflux RND transporter permease subunit, translated to MAVAVAGALAFSSLKYALFPDITFPVVVVNATAPLKTAVDTEAKLTIPIEESLRSLEGLDNLRSSSYPGQAAVSLAFSVGTNLETSTSKVEAALKQLNLPQGASYKTIPLNLNESAAVSYAIESNSRNLADLTKLAQDQITPAIAKLPGVLKVSLLGAPTASPPLNAASDSLAALSQGAGTLVRFNGQSALAFQVIKRGNANTLEVVSRVEQEVQKLRANLQDVKLTLAATQAEYIRQATKSTIDALIEAIILSIVVIYPFLWNWRATFISALAIPTSLLATFIVMAIFGFNLETITLLALALVIGSVIDDAILDVENILRHIEEGETPRQAAHSATDEIGLAVVATTAAAVAVFLPIGLMGGVVGQFFKPFGITVSASYIASTLVARTLSPVLATYWLKPATQTSQRSEANIWGKFTQFYRNLLNWSLNHRKTVITLAVLSFVAGIALIPFIPKGFIPKLDRGEFNITYTAPLPKIPDLAALQLQAGAGQRSNITQSPIPNPQSPIPNPLNDSLEAAKKLEEVVRKSPDVETVFTTVGSREGEPNKGTLYVKLKEDRKIQTAELQDQLRSTLPSLPGVTTSVEDIQFVDTGGQKPLQVALSGNDLQALNQTAKKIKERIEKIPGFADVTVTGETNTQDQVLQIERLNNQRVAYISANLGQDLSLGNATDKIVAEAQPILPAGITLNLGGDSARQSEVFGSFASTLALSALCIIVVLVLLFKSWIDPIVIGVSLPLSIVGAMLALLFTKSDFGMISLIGFVFLLGLANKNAIVLVDYINQLRQAGLNRTEAILKAGPVRLRPIIMTTISTLLGMLPIALGLGAGSELRSPMAVAIAGGLVTSTILSLIVIPVVYAILDDWFPRFAHKERN
- the hpnA gene encoding hopanoid-associated sugar epimerase, with the translated sequence MRVFVTGATGFVGANLVRLLLQQGYTVKTLVRPQSNLGNLRGLDVEIVEGDFDNQFLWQQMSGCRYLFHVAAQYSLWQKDRDLLYQNNVLGTFQVLEAAQKAGIERTVYTSSVAAIGVNPSGEIADETYQSPVDKLIGHYKKSKFLAEQEAVQAAAKGQDIVIVNPSTPIGPWDIKPTPTGDIILRFLRRQMPAYVNTGLNLIDVRDVAWGHLLALEKGKSGDRYILGHQNLSLQQLLEKLAEITGLPAPQWTVPGWLPLSVAWMEEKILAPLGKTPSVPIDGVRMAQQTMYYDASKAVKELGLPQSPVDIALKDAVNWFVSQGYVK
- the hpnH gene encoding adenosyl-hopene transferase HpnH, whose product is MAVNLQQAIDIGKYLVTQRFLGRKRFPLVLMLEPLFRCNLACSGCGKIQHPTEILKQNLTPQQCFAAVDECGAPVVSIPGGEPLLHPQIDEIVKGLVERKKYVYLCTNGLLLEKSLDKFQPSPYLTFSVHLDGLQEWHDKCVDRKGVFDIAVKAIKAAKAKGFRVTTNTTIFEGCDPQEMQEFFDFLETLNTDGMMISPGYSYDWAPDQDHFLKREQTRALFREILTPYKTGKKNWNFNHNPLFLDFLVGEKDYECTPWGSPSYSVLGWQKPCYLLNEGHYTSFKQLLAETDWSKYGRASGNPKCADCMVHCGYEPTAAMDAMQPQNITRSLGSVFGR
- a CDS encoding DUF2237 family protein, with the protein product MAQAENVIGTELELCCSSPVTGFYRDGFCQTGAYDTGMHVVCAQVTAEFLEFTKSRGNDLSTSYPEYNFPGLRPGDRWCLCAARWQEALEAGVAPPVILSATHARALEVCSLADLKQHALINEE
- a CDS encoding quinone-dependent dihydroorotate dehydrogenase, with the translated sequence MDIYKFAVRPLLFDLVKADPEWLHQQTMRSLSWLSHTSDRTSTKWVQNILQKSLCLEDSRLEQNLFGLRFPNPVGLAAGFDKDGVAARIWSSLGFGFAELGTVTFVGQPGNPPPRLFRLPLDQAALNRMGFNNHGAAVMAARLADEKGQFSIPIGINLGKSKVTPLEAAAEDYLNSFRLLKELGDYFVVNVSSPNTPGLRSLQDASMLSSILDVLQKENNSHKPIFVKIAPDLEWEAIADIIGLAKTYQLAGIIATNTTIRRDGLKTQVIEQTGKAPQEEAGGISGAPVRDRSTEIIRFIWQQTQGEIPIIGVGGIFTPEDAWAKITAGASLIQVYTGWIYQGPMMVSQILTGLLSKLEEHELNSISEAIGLEFKS
- a CDS encoding GAF domain-containing protein, coding for MGQPHKSIAAEQPILALGRVLQILREEDDVDVLIETAINYIHSEFNYKLIWIASYDRLKHTLFGRGGIAPGNDINFLRKRLVLQPGDLLEQVVIQQSPLGVADIRNEKRAGEWREVGTKFNIQGTIMLPMRHKNSCMGLLLLGSERWGYLLSEDAKARLMMVLGELAASLYQQEINLQQKQIKRPDEPLLQLLENIRNLSNLEERLKAVVEATHSFVSPSRTNIYWFERQGRYFWCRMGDQLVNIGRETNREQSAAGMTVQDLSDLYYALSVNKIIWIGDARSSLEGQFTAKLLQRLRVRSLLAAPIIWQKDLLGFLAVEGYEPRIWTEADKNFVQGAAGFLSLVAPNDKIENIVKQIQEDSQLSSEVSQSIYTHQDWKETLRVCAAKVLHRFNATRFLLLHYDPDQNNYQVIYQTQPHHRRPLSCSFGLLSQTDRQMLKSANATVAVENVEADLRFFNWRPLLLEHGVRSLLICNCNQDQKAEVLLVVTHTSHRSWTNLERELLWVVSQQIGVVVRQWRLQKNNEQQQQVLQSIQECLRIVDGSENSETEKNYLECAALRQIASVLNCPLALLLSWSHGESTAEIIPGVIPDNQFEVEISAKLSIQHEAVIQWALVENSYLNVSINHLPPETRQWLHGEGIGQVLLMALRTGSDHQPTGVVLLADHRERHWPQHRLDAGKILIDQLAWLRRQQQISQRLESTTQDLRQLNWYKHRRLESIQRTTTNLLKQMYDLGVPTNDMAQTRYQVLLKQLDHTVTSITGMVKLEQWQLHINWETMPIASLLKRSLERIDKLVQEQKLWIGVHGLAQAHTEKEVTNSGALLKGVSTPANLSTMAIAGDIVKFELVLYELLLAACHRSPNSSRIDIWCRHIDKQFLEVSITDNGTIPTELLTEIQQKTHNDILAFCNFDQSPNLNLLICQQLIQQLGGELDIYQSPDNRVVSRLVLPLAEISS